From Kaistella polysaccharea:
TTGGGAGCCGCAAAAAAGACTTTTGGAATTTTAGATGAACCTTTACGTTCAGAGTTTCTGAATCTCTGGATTGAGTTTGAAGCAGAAGAAACACCAGATGCAATTTTTGCCTGTGCAGTAGATCGAATTATGCCTTTTTTATTAAATGTTTACGGTTCTGCTCAAAGTTGGACAGAAGCAGACGTAAAAGTAAATCAAGTGGAAAATATAGTCGGTAAAGCAGTGAAAAGAGCTTCTAAAGAATTGGGCGAAGCGTTTGATATTTTGCTTCAGAAAGCTTTGGATGAAGGAAAGTTGAAAGAATAAAAGTGCTAGACTAATTTATAATCTTACATTCTATTTTTTCCAAAATTCAAAATTCAAAATTCAAAATTTAGAATCTTGAATTCATCATTTAAAATATATTTAAATCCGTTCCAATTCATCACCGCTGATCTTGGTTTTAAAAGTTCCATAGTTCACAGAAACCTTGCCATTCTTCTCAATTTTATCGATGGTTCCCACGCTTGCAGAACCTTTTATCCTCACGCGTTGGCCAACTTTCATCCAAACTGCGCGTTCTTTTAGGCGTTTGTCTTCAAGCTTTTCATTGGTTTCTACTATTTTTTCCTGAACATCAACTTTTTTTAACTGCTGCGTAATTTTGCGCTTAACGATCTGCAGTTTTTTATTTTCATCTTTATCGGCTCCAAATTTTCGGAATTTTTCCTGCTCCAAAATTTTAACGAAATCTGCGACCACCAACTTTCGTGTTTTCCCTTTGATATATGAATCGATAAATCCTTCAATCTTATTTCCAAACTGTAATTTGCGGTGTTCGTCTTCGTAGAGTTTTTGAAAATTAAAGAGCTTTTGCTCCAACTGATCATTTAGTTTTTCCAGATTCTCTTTTTTGTTTTGAGTGGAATCTCTTTTCTCTGCTAAATCAGTTTTGATTTTTTCAACTTCAAATTTTTCCTGCTGTAATTTGACAATCGTTTTATCGAGGTTCAAAATATCATGTTCCACTTTCTTCTTCGCAGATTCAATAATGAATTTTGGAATCTTATTTTTCTCCGCAACTTCAAAAGTGAAGGAACTTCCGGCTTGTCCGACTTCTAATTTATAAAGTGGTTCCAAGGAATTTTCATCAAAAAGCATCGCTGCATTTGTCGCGTTAGGAAGTTGCTCGATGACTAATTTAATATTGGTATAATGCGTGGTGATAATTGAAAAACTTTTCTTGTCGTAGAAAAATTCCAGGAAACTTTCAGCTAATGCGCCACCCAATTCTGGATCAGAACCGGTCCCGAATTCATCGATGAGCAACAATGTTTTTGAGTTGGCTTCCTTAATAATTTTCGCCATTTTCTTCAACCGAGAAGAGTAGGTAGAAAGATGATTTTCAATCGATTGATTATCACCAATGTCGGTCATTAATTTTTCAAAGAAAAACATTTCAGATCTTGGATGAACGGGAACCAAAATTCCACTCTGAATCATCAATTGTAATAATCCCACCGTTTTCAACGTAATCGATTTTCCACCAGCATTTGGACCGGAAATACAGAGAATACGATTTTGTTCCGTTAATGTTAAAGTCTGCGGAAATATTTTTTTCTTTTCAACTTGATTTCTAATCAGCAATAATGGGTGAAACGCGTTCACCAAACGCATGGTGCGATGACGGTTAATTTTGGGTAAAATACCACCTATTTTTTCTGCAAACTTCGCTTTCGCCCGCGTCATATCAAGATCGAAAATGTAAGTTTGATAATCGCTGAGCTGCGGATTAAATTCTGCAATCTCGGTTGTTAACTTTCTTAAAATTTTATCAACTTCTTTTTTCTCTTCTTCAATATCTTCGCGCAGCTTAAATTGATGTTTTACGACTGATTCCGGCTGGATGTACGTAATCGATCCTGTCTTAGAAATACCCAAAACACGACCCGGAACGCGCTTTTTATATCCCGATTTTACGGCTAAAACCCGTTGGTCATCCATAATACTTTCCCGGATATCATCCAGATAATCGGTGGAAGTAAGAGCAGTAAGTGTACGGTTAAAGTTTTCTTGAATGGCTTTCCGGGCATGGGAAATATCTGATCGTAATGTTTTCAGAATCGGTGACGAATCACTTTTAACTTCTCCAAAACGGTTGAACACTTTGTCGATTTTATCTACGATTTCTTTTCGGTATTCTAAATCTTTAACATCATTTTTTAAATTGAGGAATAAATCTTCGTAAACAGGAAAGAATTTTTGGAGTCTTGCGATTTGTTCCGTTAGACTTTTAATCTTTAAAAATGAAGCATTATCTAAACGATAATTTTCAATGACCATCAGCTTAAGTTCCGCTTCGATATCGTCATATTCATTGAAAGGAATCGCGTTGTCACTTTCAAAACTCGATAAATATTCGGCGACTTTTTTTAAGGAAATTTCAGCTTCCTCAATTTCAAAAGGACGAATCGTTGCAATTTTTTCTGCAATTTTTTTTGAGAACGTAAAAGGGGAAATCTCCGCTAAGAGTTCCGGGAATTCAAGTTCGTCTAAGTCTTCTTTTTGTATATGCACACGCAAATTTAACGAGATATTTTGATATTAGTCTACTTTTGTAGTTTCAGCGATTATAATTGTTACCGTTTCAAAACGCAAATCAATTTTAAAATTCACTCAAAATCAGATTAAGAAATTAATATCATTATTTATGACCTGGACAGATATTCTTGCACCCATTAAAAATACAGAATACTTTAAAACCCTTTGGGAAAAGGTACAAAACGAATATTCTACCGAAAAATGCTTTCCACCAAAAGATCAGATTTTTCGCGCTTTAGAATTAACACCTTTTGAAAATATAAATGTAGTAATCATTGGTCAGGATCCGTATCATAATGATAATCAGGCCAATGGATTGTGTTTTTCGGTTTCTGAAGAAGTGACGGCGCCACCGTCACTCAAAAACATTTTCAAAGAATTACATGATGATTTAGGAATAGAAAGAAACCAGAAAGAACTAAATGATTGGGCAGAACAGGGAATTTTTCTCCTAAACGCAACGCTGTCGGTACGGGCGCATTCGCCAAATTCGCACAAAAATTTGGGTTGGGAAAAATTAACTAATTATATGATTAAAGAAATTTCTGATAAAAAAGAAAATGTAGTTTTTATTTTGTGGGGCGCTTTTGCGCAAAAAAAAGAGGAATTGATTGATTGCGATAAACATTTAATCATAAAATCTGCTCATCCTTCTCCCTTTTCTGTGTATCGTGGATTTTACGGCAGTAAACCTTTTTCAAAGGTTAATGATTATTTAAAATCAAAGAATAAAAAACCTATCTCGTGGTAGTTCCGCTTTGAGGTTGATCTGAATTTTTTCCGTCAGATTTCTCAATACGAATGCCGATCTTATAATTTCCTTTTAACGCTTTAAACCCTTTTCCGGCGGTAATCTCCGGAGAAACTTCGATTAATGAAATAGAATAACCGTTAAAATCTTGCATTTTAAAAAAACCTCTTGCGGCATCATTTAACGTACTCAATTCCAAAATTACAGGACGCGTGTACGTTCCCATCAATTCAACTGCAGCCTTCGCATTTCCTTGCCAAATACATTGTACGCCTTTCGGACAGCGGCTATCTTCAATCATTTTTTTAAAGGTGACATTCATATTGTATTCCTTTAAAAATTTATTTTCGCCTTCTTTCAGATAGATAATTTCCGTCTTTTTTGCGGAGGAATTTTCGGATTTTTCCTGTGAAAAGATTACTAAAGTATCATCGATTTTTTTTAAAGAATCAACATTGGCAGATTTTAAATCGGTCTCTGTTTTTTCTAAAGCTTCATTTTTTTCCGCAGCAATTTTCTGTTTTTCGCAGGTTTCTAAAGATAGAAGAGTGAGCGCTATAAATGCAATTTTGGTAAACATGAAATTTAGTTTTTATAAATATCAATTAAAACCACCAAAAACATAGCCACACCTACAATGAAATTAAAACCAGTGCCGTAGAGGAAACCGATTAATGCGCCTTTCGTACTGTTGAACGCTTTTTTCTTGTCTTTAGAATCATGAAGGAGTTCACCGATAAAAACGCCCAAGAACATTCCTATTAAAAAACCAAATGGTATTGGAATAAAAAACATTCCGACCAAAGTACCGATGACCGAGCCGACGCTTCCCCACCGAGTACCTCCGTATTTCCGGTTCGTTCGCGCCGGAATTACATAATTTAAAATCGCAGAAAGTGCCGTAAGGACGACGAAAATCCAGATGTAAATCATAGAAATTGGAGCATCGGTGCCGAATTTATAAATCAACAGCCCACAAAGACTCAATAAAAGTCCAGGTAAAACCGGAAGAAAAGTTCCGATAATTCCCAAAACCAATAAAATAATACTTACAAGTGTGATTAAAGCAGCATCCATCGTTCCTAAATTTTGTTAAATGTACTTATAAATCTGGGAAAGACAAACGGATTTCTTATTTTTGCTACAATGAACAAAGAACTGACTGACACTAAAGATTTCCTACAGAATATAAGCGACTATATTCATTTTTTTGTGAAACAAAATGTGCCTGACACCTGGGTTTTGCTTTCCCAAATATTACTGAAATTTGTCTTTTTTATCGCGATAA
This genomic window contains:
- a CDS encoding HD domain-containing protein; amino-acid sequence: MILEKEIQFILALDALKNVNRRNFNLDDSRRENTAEHSWQIVVFAQILLPYAKDKNKIDLLRVIRMLSIHDIVEIEAGDTFIFDESAMTGKYERELGAAKKTFGILDEPLRSEFLNLWIEFEAEETPDAIFACAVDRIMPFLLNVYGSAQSWTEADVKVNQVENIVGKAVKRASKELGEAFDILLQKALDEGKLKE
- a CDS encoding endonuclease MutS2, yielding MHIQKEDLDELEFPELLAEISPFTFSKKIAEKIATIRPFEIEEAEISLKKVAEYLSSFESDNAIPFNEYDDIEAELKLMVIENYRLDNASFLKIKSLTEQIARLQKFFPVYEDLFLNLKNDVKDLEYRKEIVDKIDKVFNRFGEVKSDSSPILKTLRSDISHARKAIQENFNRTLTALTSTDYLDDIRESIMDDQRVLAVKSGYKKRVPGRVLGISKTGSITYIQPESVVKHQFKLREDIEEEKKEVDKILRKLTTEIAEFNPQLSDYQTYIFDLDMTRAKAKFAEKIGGILPKINRHRTMRLVNAFHPLLLIRNQVEKKKIFPQTLTLTEQNRILCISGPNAGGKSITLKTVGLLQLMIQSGILVPVHPRSEMFFFEKLMTDIGDNQSIENHLSTYSSRLKKMAKIIKEANSKTLLLIDEFGTGSDPELGGALAESFLEFFYDKKSFSIITTHYTNIKLVIEQLPNATNAAMLFDENSLEPLYKLEVGQAGSSFTFEVAEKNKIPKFIIESAKKKVEHDILNLDKTIVKLQQEKFEVEKIKTDLAEKRDSTQNKKENLEKLNDQLEQKLFNFQKLYEDEHRKLQFGNKIEGFIDSYIKGKTRKLVVADFVKILEQEKFRKFGADKDENKKLQIVKRKITQQLKKVDVQEKIVETNEKLEDKRLKERAVWMKVGQRVRIKGSASVGTIDKIEKNGKVSVNYGTFKTKISGDELERI
- a CDS encoding uracil-DNA glycosylase → MTWTDILAPIKNTEYFKTLWEKVQNEYSTEKCFPPKDQIFRALELTPFENINVVIIGQDPYHNDNQANGLCFSVSEEVTAPPSLKNIFKELHDDLGIERNQKELNDWAEQGIFLLNATLSVRAHSPNSHKNLGWEKLTNYMIKEISDKKENVVFILWGAFAQKKEELIDCDKHLIIKSAHPSPFSVYRGFYGSKPFSKVNDYLKSKNKKPISW
- a CDS encoding DUF456 domain-containing protein; this encodes MDAALITLVSIILLVLGIIGTFLPVLPGLLLSLCGLLIYKFGTDAPISMIYIWIFVVLTALSAILNYVIPARTNRKYGGTRWGSVGSVIGTLVGMFFIPIPFGFLIGMFLGVFIGELLHDSKDKKKAFNSTKGALIGFLYGTGFNFIVGVAMFLVVLIDIYKN